A stretch of the Desulforamulus ferrireducens genome encodes the following:
- the tpiA gene encoding triose-phosphate isomerase, translating into MRQLIIAGNWKMHKNIQEALEFLQELRGKLDSTPVEAVVCPPFTALAPVAEALKGSNIALGAQNMHWEKQGAYTGEVSPLMLREIGCKYVILGHSERRQYFGETDESVNKKVKAALEHGLVPIICVGETLDQREAGITEQVVATQTTGALEGLTPGQVAGLVIAYEPVWAIGTGKTASEKDAQQVNRYIRKVIADQYGAAAAEAVRIQYGGSVKPGNARALMSQPDIDGALVGGASLQVDDFVGIIENSL; encoded by the coding sequence ATGCGGCAGTTAATCATCGCCGGAAACTGGAAGATGCATAAAAATATTCAAGAGGCACTGGAGTTTTTGCAAGAATTGCGAGGGAAATTGGACAGCACACCGGTGGAAGCGGTGGTATGCCCGCCCTTTACCGCTCTGGCGCCGGTGGCCGAAGCCTTAAAGGGCAGCAACATTGCTCTGGGCGCCCAAAACATGCACTGGGAAAAGCAAGGGGCCTATACCGGGGAAGTTTCACCCCTTATGCTAAGGGAGATCGGGTGTAAATATGTCATCCTGGGCCACTCGGAAAGAAGGCAGTACTTTGGAGAAACCGACGAGAGTGTTAACAAAAAAGTGAAAGCAGCCCTGGAACACGGCCTTGTTCCCATCATCTGTGTGGGAGAGACCCTGGACCAGCGGGAAGCCGGCATCACCGAACAAGTGGTGGCCACCCAGACCACAGGGGCCCTGGAGGGTCTGACCCCCGGGCAGGTGGCGGGCCTGGTCATTGCCTATGAACCGGTCTGGGCCATCGGCACCGGTAAAACAGCCTCGGAGAAAGATGCCCAGCAGGTCAACCGCTACATCCGTAAAGTGATTGCCGACCAATACGGTGCTGCTGCTGCCGAGGCGGTGCGCATACAATATGGCGGCAGTGTGAAGCCCGGCAATGCCAGGGCGTTAATGTCGCAGCCGGATATCGACGGCGCCCTGGTGGGCGGCGCCAGCCTGCAAGTGGACGACTTTGTCGGTATCATTGAAAACTCTCTGTGA
- the gpmI gene encoding 2,3-bisphosphoglycerate-independent phosphoglycerate mutase: protein MNNEKRPLALIILDGWGVSENEKGNAIAQAETPNIKKFMANYPYTALECSGLAVGLPEGQMGNSEVGHLNMGAGRVVYQELTRITKSIKDGDFFSNPELVKAAQKAKENNAALHIMGLLSDGGVHSHIKHIFAALRLAARQGLTGVYFHAFLDGRDVPPASAKGYMRALLAKMKELGVGQVATVSGRYYAMDRDRRWERTEQAYRAMVYAEGLQANSPVEAIDVAYERGETDEFVKPTVITDEHKQLVARIADGDSVIFINFRPDRARQITRAFVDDDFTGFNRGPGRPRVHFVCMTVYDKTIEAPVAFPPHQLVNTLGEWLSKQGLKQLRLAETEKYAHVTFFFNGGVEPPNPNEERILIPSPKVATYDLKPEMSANEITDAFLANLQKGTFDVIITNFANPDMVGHTGDLEAAKSAIETVDKCLGRIVPAMLEKSGTVIITADHGNAEKMRDDHGGPHTAHTTDPVPFVLVSDRYKGAKLREGGSLPDIAPTMLDILGLPKPPEMTGESLLKSQG from the coding sequence TTGAACAATGAAAAACGTCCCCTGGCCTTAATTATCCTGGATGGCTGGGGTGTCAGTGAAAATGAGAAGGGCAACGCCATTGCCCAGGCGGAAACACCAAACATTAAGAAATTCATGGCCAACTATCCCTACACTGCTCTGGAGTGTTCCGGACTGGCCGTGGGCCTGCCCGAAGGGCAGATGGGGAACTCCGAGGTGGGACACCTGAACATGGGGGCCGGTCGGGTGGTTTACCAGGAACTTACCCGCATCACCAAGTCCATCAAAGACGGGGATTTCTTCAGCAACCCGGAACTGGTGAAGGCTGCGCAAAAAGCCAAAGAAAACAACGCCGCCCTGCACATTATGGGACTGCTGTCGGACGGCGGGGTGCACAGCCACATCAAACATATCTTTGCCGCCCTCCGACTGGCGGCCCGGCAGGGGCTGACCGGCGTCTATTTTCACGCCTTCCTGGACGGCCGGGATGTGCCGCCCGCCAGCGCCAAGGGATACATGCGGGCCCTGCTGGCCAAAATGAAAGAACTGGGCGTGGGACAAGTGGCCACCGTCTCCGGACGGTATTATGCCATGGACCGTGACCGCCGCTGGGAACGCACCGAACAGGCCTACCGGGCCATGGTTTATGCCGAAGGATTGCAGGCCAACTCGCCGGTGGAAGCCATTGATGTGGCCTACGAGCGGGGAGAAACGGACGAATTTGTCAAACCCACCGTCATCACCGACGAACACAAACAACTGGTGGCCAGGATAGCCGACGGGGATTCCGTCATCTTCATCAATTTCCGCCCGGACCGGGCCAGACAAATCACCCGGGCCTTTGTGGACGACGACTTTACCGGCTTTAACCGGGGACCCGGCCGGCCCCGGGTACATTTCGTCTGTATGACAGTCTATGACAAAACCATTGAAGCGCCGGTGGCCTTCCCGCCCCATCAGCTGGTCAACACCCTGGGAGAATGGCTGAGCAAGCAGGGACTGAAGCAGCTCCGGCTGGCGGAGACGGAAAAATATGCCCATGTCACTTTCTTCTTCAACGGGGGCGTGGAACCGCCCAACCCCAACGAAGAAAGAATATTAATTCCTTCTCCCAAAGTGGCCACCTACGACCTGAAGCCGGAAATGTCGGCCAACGAAATTACCGACGCATTCCTCGCCAACCTGCAAAAAGGAACATTCGATGTCATCATCACCAACTTTGCCAACCCGGATATGGTGGGCCATACCGGCGACCTGGAAGCCGCCAAAAGCGCCATCGAAACAGTAGACAAGTGCCTGGGCAGAATTGTTCCCGCCATGCTGGAAAAGTCGGGCACCGTGATTATTACCGCCGACCACGGCAATGCAGAAAAAATGAGAGACGACCACGGTGGCCCCCACACCGCCCATACCACCGACCCGGTCCCCTTTGTGCTGGTAAGTGACCGGTACAAAGGAGCCAAACTCCGGGAGGGCGGCAGCCTGCCGGACATCGCCCCCACAATGCTGGATATTCTGGGCTTGCCCAAGCCCCCGGAAATGACCGGGGAGAGCCTTCTTAAGTCTCAAGGGTAA